ATCAGACTGGCCAGGCGGCTCAGAAAGCTTCTCACACCCCTGGGTGCCGTGATGGCCTTATCCTGTTGAATGAAACGCTTGGCAATCTTGCTCACTGCCTGGGATGCGCCACTCCGGGGAAAACTGAGCACGAACGGCCTGCATTCTTCTATCGACCGTGAAACCACCGGATCATACAGTATGCCTCCCAGATAATTGAGTTCAGCTTGCGGGAGATAACGCCTGGATACACTATCCAGTCGATCAAATACCTCCTGCCCCTGATGCATATCACGGATCAGATTGACCACAACATTGATCCTGCGCTTGTAGTTATTTTCCGTGACCACCTTGATCATCCCGTAAGCATCTGTCAGCGCCGTCGGTTCAGGCGTGGTAATGATGATAAATTCATCAGCGGCAGCAATAAAACTTAATACATTGCGAGATATGCCAGCCCCGGTATCAATAAACATGAAGTTTCCTTCATATTCAAGCGCCCGGAAACGATCTATCAATTGATTGCGATTATCGTGGTCAAGATTGGCCAGATTCATGAACCCCGATCCGCCGGGAACCACCTTCAGCCTTTGCGGGCCGTAAATCATGATGTCCTGAATTTCCTTGGTACCGTCGATCACATCCGCCAGTGACCATCTGGGTACAGCATTGATCAACACATCGACATTTGCCAACCCCAGATCGGCATCTATGATCACCACCTCGTAATTCCACTGGATCAGCACCAGGGAAAGATTGACCACCAGGCTGGTCTTGCCCACGCCCCCTTTGCCACTGGAAACCGCCACCACCCGGCAAGGTTGTTGATTCCCCACGCTGGTCCCGGCAATTCCACTCTGGCGTGATATCTGTCTCAAGCGTTCGGCCTGATCAGCCATCAATCTTCCCCCTTCAAATAAAGGGCCGGTATGTCAACTTCCCTGGCTACCTGCAAATCGTCCGGCACGTTCTGCCCATCAGTAATATATACCAGCGGCAAGCCCGAAATATAAATCCCGTTGAGAATGGCCCCCGCCACTTTTGTCTCATCCAGCTTGGTCACGATCAGCCGATTGAATTTGAGCGGCCTGAAACTGTCAACAATCTGCCGGATATCCTGCCATCTGGTCATGGCACTGATGACCAAAAATATCTCTGCAGGCGAGAATGCATTCAGATAGGTAGCCAGTTCCTTTATCTGCATGGTATTGTTGGTGCCCCTGCCCGCTGTATCCACCAGAATGCGGTCACACCCCTCGAGGCGTTCCTTGGCTCCATCAAGATCGTCGGGAGCCATGACCACCTCCAGCGGCAGATCCACGATATCCGCATAGGTGCGCAGCTGTTCAACAGCACCGATACGATAGTGGTCAATGGTAATAAGGCCCACATTCTCATTCTGGTAAATCGAATACCGGGCTGCAACCTTGGCCAGCGTGGTGGTCTTCCCCACGCCGGTAGGCCCGATAAAAATCTGGTAGCGAAACGCTTTTTCTTCCACACATTTTGTTATCTGGGAGATCTTTTTCTGCAGTATCATCCCTATAATTTCCCTGTTAAGCTTGACCTCCCCTTCCAGGTTTGATTTTACCTCCTCGAACAATTCGAAGATGAGGGATGGGTCCAGGTCGTGGCCTTCCAGTCTCTTTTTCCAGTAGAGGACACTATCGTCTTCCTGTTCGTCGTCCAACACCTGTGCATTCTGCAGAACCAGCTTGTGCACCATCCCCTTCAACTCATTGAGTTCCTGATAAAGGCGATTATCGGTATTGAAAGAATATCTGCCCCCATCGTTATCCAGGGCAGCAATGGCCGGTTTCCGGGAATCAAGCGCCGCCACGATCTCCATCTGCTTGGGCGAAAATAGCCCTTTAATACCTGGCTGCCTGACCTTGCGGGTATGCAAGATGATCGCTTCCGAACCCAGATCCTTCTTTATGATATGCATCCCTTCCTGAAGATCCCGGGCATAATATTTTCTAATTTTCAATGACAATCACCCCTACTGCTTCAACCTTGATTTCTGGCAGGATCTCGTTGATCGATAATACCGGCAGATGGGGTATGAACCTTGCCAACATCTGCCTTAACGGGAACCTTATACGCGGCGAAGTAAGAATTGCCGGAGAAATTCCTCTTTCCTTCAATTTGCCGGTCAGGTTGGTGATCCCCTCCATTATTTTCTGTGTTTTCAATGGATCAAGAACCGGAAAACTGCCCAGCGAAGTAACCTGCAAGGAATCGGCAATCTCCTTCTCCAGGGCGGGATCAAGCGTGATCACTTTCAGGACACCCGTCCCCCCCGTGTACATATTGGTTATCGCCCTTGAAAGGCCCTGCCTTGCCGCCTCGGTGAGGGCAACCGGATCCTTGGTCAGTTTGCCCTGATCGGCAAGTGCCTCCAGAATGGTAACCATATCGTGCAGGGGAATTTTCTCCTGAAGCAGATTCTGGAACACTTTCTGAATGTCACCCATGGAAAGCACCTCGGGAACCAGTTCTTCGACCACTGCCGGATTGCTCTCCTTGATCTTCTCCAGCATCTCCTTGACAGTCTGTCTGCTCACCAGCTCGTAAGCATTGTTTCTGATAATTTCGGTCAGATGAGTGATCATCACCGTTACAGAATCAACAACCGTGCATCCCATACTTTCGGCCCGATCCTTGAGCTCCTCCGTGATCCAGAGGGCAGGAAGGTTGAACGACGGTTCATGGGTGACGATCCCTTCAAGTTCTTCGGGAATTTCACCATCCGGATTCAATGCCAGGAACAACCCCGGCCTGATCTCTCCGCGGCCGACCTCGTTACCCTTGAGCTTGATCAGATATTCGTTGGGCTGAAGACGCAGATTATCCCTGATCCGTATAGGTTGGATAACAAAACCCAGTTCCGATACGGCCCTGCGCCGTGCAGCCGTGATTCGCTCCAGTAGATTCCCTCCGTTGTCTGTATCAGTCAACGTAACCAGATTGTAGCCTATCTCGATCTCCATGACTTCCACCTTGATCATTGTACTCATATCCTCAAGTTCGGGTGGAACTTCTTCCGCCGCCTCTCTCATCTTCCGCTCTTCTTCCAGAAGAAGTTTTTGTTTGCTTTCTCTCAACAAAGTGGCCCCCAGTGCCCCGCAGGCCGCTCCCAGAATCAGAAACGGCCAGGCTGGCAGGCCGGGCACCAGCCCCAGAAAGAGCAGCAATGCTGCAGCCACGAGTATTACTCTGGGAAACGAGAAGATCTGCGCCGACAGTTCCTCGCCGAATGATGCATCGGCCGTCGACCGTGCCACCAGCATTCCTGCGGAGGTGGATATCAAAAGCGCCGGTATCTGGGCCACCAGGCCGTCTCCGACAGTCAGGATCGTGTAGATATGCGTTGCCTCGGCGAAAGTCATTCCTTTCTGAAGCATCCCTATGGCCAGACCGCCAAGAATGTTGATGAGCACAATTACCACACCGGCAATTGCATCCCCGCGAACGAACTTGCTGGCACCATCCATCGAACCGTAGAAATCATTCTCCTTTTGAAGCTCGATCCTCTTCTGGCGTGCGGTCTCCTCGTCAATAAGTCCGGCATTGAAATCTGCATCTATACTCATCTGGCGCCCTGGCATCGCGTCAAGCGAAAACCTGGCCGCCACCTCGGCGATCCGGCTTGCGCCATTGGTAATGACGACGAACTGAACCAGGGTAATGATCAGAAAGATAATAAAACCAACTACATAATTCCCCCTGACCACTACCTCCCCGAACGCGGCAATGATTTTACCGGCCGCAGCATCCGAGAGAATCAGCCGTGTTGACGATATATTGAGCGCCAACCTGAAGAGCGTGGTCATCAACAACACCGCCGGAAAAACATTCAGCTGGCGAACTTCCCTGGTAAAGAGCGTGATCAGCAGTATGATCAGGGCAAAGGCAATGTTGATGGTCAACAATATGTCCAGCATCGACGGGGTAATGGGGATTATGATGATAGCCACGATAAATATAAACGCAACCGCCGCCAGGATATCGGTGCTGTTCATGAGCAGCCTCAAGGGTGAACTTCCCGCTCTCATATTTGGTGATTGCATCTACGCCCCTCCCCCCTTGACAAACATTACACAACCTGTTTTTCCTTGATACGGTAAACCGCGGCCAGAATTTCTGCCACCGCCTGGTAAAGCTCCACCGGTATCTCCTGCCCGATTTCAGTCTGCCTCCATATTATGTGAGCAACAGGCGGATTTTCCACGATCGGCACATCGTTCTCTTCCGCGATCTCCCTGATCTTCCTGGCCACGATCTCCGCCCCCTTGGCCACCAGGACCGGGGCATCATTCTCTTCCCGATCGTACCTGAGCGCCACCGCAATCCGTGTCGGGTTGGTGATCACCACATCGGCAGTGGGAACGTCCTGCATCATCCGCTGCCGGGCTATGGCCATCTGCTGCTTTCTTATCCTGCTCCTCATCAGGGGATCACCCTCCAGTTGTTTGCGCTCATCTCTCACTTCCCGGCGGGTCATCTTCAGCTGTTTTTCATATTCGTAGCGCTGGTAAATAAAATCGATCACGGCCAGCGCTATGTATACAAGCCCCACCGTCAACCCAAGCATGGTCATCGTTCTCCACAATATCGACGAACTTACGTTGATATCCTGTTCAATCAGTACCAGCAACTGTTTCAACCGGCCTTTCAAAAAAACAAAAGTCACCCCGCCGATAATGGCGATTTTGAGTATGGTTTTCATAAGATCGAACAGGGCTCTTCTGGAAAAAATCCTCTTGGCACCCTCGATGGGATTTATTTTTTCCAGTTTGGGCTGCAATGGGTGTGATGTGAACAGGAACCCCGTCTGCAACACACTGGCCGCGAAACCCACCACCACCGCCACCAGGAGAACCGGCCCGGACAACCTGAAGAATTGCAGGGTGGCCTCCCTGGTAACGAAGGCTATGTCCAGTCCGCCAACCGGCTGTAAAAGCATTGTTTCAAAGAACAGGGAAAACATACCCCTGAAACCATCAAAGACTATTCCCCCCAGCAGGAACAACAGGAACATGATCCCCAGAATGCTGGCAGCATTGTTGATCTCCATGCTTCTGTTGACATGGCCTTTTTTACGCGCGTCGGTCCTTCGCTTGTATGTTGGTTCCTCGGTCTTCTCCCCGTCCGTTTCTGCAAACAGCTGCAGATCCCACCGCCGCAACTCGTCGGTCATCTCAAGCCCACCCCTGCATCACTTTGTGGAAAATACCCACGAACCAGTCCAACAACGATGGCAACAAACTTCCTATTATGGGCAACAGCAACGCGATCAGAACCATCGTCAGCAATATTTTGAACGGAAGTGCCTCCAGGAAAATATGGACCTGCGGCACCGTCTTGGCTACCAGCCCCAAAGCTATGTTGACTGTCAACAAAACAAATATGATCGGCGCACTGATCTTGAAAGAAATCAGTAGAACATCCGCCGATAAACGCACCACCCCTTCGGTCAATTCCGGAACGAACAACCCCACTCCCAGGGGTATCAACCTGTAACTCTCCGCCAGGGACCTGAGCAACAGGTGGTGTCCGTTTATGGTCAGGTAGAACACAAGAGCAAAAATCGAATAAAACTGACCCAGCACATTGACCTGACTTTCAAAGGTAGGGTCAAACACTCTCGAAAACATCAGACCCGCCTGCCGGGAGATCAGCTCCCCCGACATGGTGAAAATCGAGAAGAACAACAGGATCAGGAAACCCAGCGCCAGCCCGACCAGAACCTCCGAGATAAAAGCCATGGCCATGTTGACCACACCTGGAGAAAAAGTGTCCTGATCCCCTCCCAGGGTCATGAACAATAAAAAAGATATTAAAATTGCAATCCACACCCGCAACAACACCGGCACTCCCCTGTAGCGGAAAAAAGGAAACATGAAAACCATCGCCGCCATGCGAGCAAAGATAAGGAGAAATGCCGACCAGGTTTCGAGGTCAAGTGGATCAAAGGCCAAAGGGAATTACGCTCCTTCCTTCATCATTACCCGGGCCGAAGCTATCATGCTTCAACCATGAACATCAACCGTCTTGATGTAACATACTACAAAAGCCCCAGACCCTTTTCCCACAATCTCAGCGTGAACTCTACAATCGTATTCGTCAACCACCCGCTGAAAAACATGATCGCCAGAAAAACCGAAATTATTTTCGGTATAAAAGCAAGCGTTGGTTCTGTAATCTGGGTTGTCGCTTGAAAAATACTGACCGTTAAACCAACAACAAGCCCCACGCCTACCACCGGCACGGCCATGTAAAGTATGATCGTGACCGCTTCACGAGCAACCTGCAGTACTGATTCAGGAGTCATCTTCATCACAACCTAAGATATTATAAAAAGCTCTCCACGACCGACTTGGTCACCAGATGCCAGCCGTCAACCAGGAGAAACAGCAAAATTTTGAAAGGCATGGAGATGACCACAGGTGGCAACATCATCATCCCCATGGACATCAGAACGGTAGCTACCACCATATCTATGATCAGAAACGGAACGTATATCCAGAACCCCATTTCAAAGGCGGTTTTAAGTTCACTGATCACGAAAGAAGGCACCAGGACGTGCAACGGCACATCATCTTCATCCATGGGAGCATCCATTTTGGAAATATCAACAAATAATGCCAGATCCTTTTCACGCGTATGGGAGAACATGAATTCTCGTACCGGAAGCGCCCCCTCTTCCAGTGCCTCCTCCTGGGTTATCTCCCCTTCCAGATAGGGCTGTATGGCCTGTTCATTGACTTCAGTGAACACGGGATACATGATGAAAAACGTCAAGAAAAGGGCCAGACCGACAAGAACCTGATTGGGAGGAATCTGCTGGGTAGCCAGTGCATTGCGCACAAATCCCATCACCACCACGATGCGGGTGAAAGATGTCATCAGGACGATGAAGGCCGGTGCCAGGCTCAGCAGAGCCAGAATCAGCAACAACTGCAAAAAACCGACCAGTTCCCCCGGATCTTCCTCCTCATTGCCACCTATCCGAAATTCGACCTCCGGTATTTGCACAGGCTGGGCGCATACTTCATTGTCTTCCCAACCGACCATAAAAAAGGCAATCAGTGCGATCAAGAGTATTGCTAAAGTGTGGTACATCCACTTGCCGTTGGATATCTGCAATCCCGGTTTACCTCCTAGCGACTTCATTGTTATTCTTTATCTTTCTTGAAAACATTGAATAATTCCGGGAAGGAGATCTTCTCGGTAGGTTCATCGTTCAAGGAGTATTCGCTCCTCGCTTTTTCTATAACCTCCGAAGGCAACTCCTTGATAAGACTGACGTTTCCCTGGGATGTCCCGATCAGATAAAAATCAGATCCGATCTGCACCATATACAAAGCACACCCTCTTCGGGAATCCAACATCACCCTCTCTACAACCTTGATAACCCCCTGATCAAACCTCCGGCGAAAATAACCCAGACCATACCGGAGTGTCAGATAGGCCAACAGGATGACAACAAGAAAAGCGGAAATATTTCTTATGAACGTCTGAACAGTACCCCAGTCCATCTTGACCCCTTCTACACATGTTTTCAGATATTTTCCCGGGGATCATGATCCAGAAAAGCTGTGATTCGCACACCATAACGATCATTGATGACCACAATTTCCCCGTAGGCAAAGGGAGCATCATTGACCAGTAAAGTCAGGTTTTCATCTGCCAGACGATCAAGCTTCAACATCGACCCTTTATCAAGGCTGACAAAATCCCGGACCTTGACCGAGGTTTTGCCCAGTTCCCCGCTGACCTTCAGTTTCACAGCGTTGAAAACATCAAGGCCGAATCTTTCGCTCTCCACGTGGTCTTCTGCTACAGGGGTAAATTCGATCTTTTCAACCAGATGTCTTGGACGGACACTGTTTTCTGTCATTTCTTCTTTTTCTGGCGTATCCCCATCCTTTTTTTTGATGATATCCTTCCGACTGTAATCATTATCGGCAACCATCGTTGTTCCCCCTCTGATATTGCTACTGAATGATAAACTCGCTGAAATAGAGCGCCTTGATTTCCCCCGTAACCAGCATATCGTTCAGGTTATCCACGATCTCTTCCCTGAGCGCCTCCTGACCGCCGGGTTCATGTAAATCCTCGACCGATTTGTTGCGCAACAGCTCTATGAACTCCGATCTGATCTCGTTCATACGCTGCTTGAGCTCTTTATCCACCCGGCTGTCATCGCAACCGATGATGATCTGCGTTCTCAAATAACGCCGCCCACCCGCATCGGATAGATTGACCTGGAATTCCGGCAATACCGTCTCATAGCGCGGTTTGATATTCTTGACCGGATCATTGAGGATACCTCCCCCGGTCAGCAAGAAATACCCACCTGCCAGAATGACTCCTATTAAAAGTAAGATGACAACTATCAGCACCAGTCTCAAATTGCTTTTGTTTTGCTCATCCGCCATAAATGATTTCACCTGCCCTATGTTTTCAGATATTAAAATACAGAAATCACCACGGTAACCCTACGATTTTTGGCCCTGTTCGTTGGAGAATCGTTGGGCACCAAAGGTTGATATTCACCGTAACCGGTGGCAATGAACCTCTCCGGGGACAACCCCTGTCGATCCACCAGATAACGGGTGACGGCAACCGATCTGCCTACCGAAAGCTCCCAGTTGCTGGGGAATCTGTCGGTTCTGATGGGCAGATCACAGGTATGTCCTTCTACTATGACCCGGTTGTCCAGGCCACGGAACAGATCCGCAAGTTTTTCCAGAACCATCAGCGCCTCCGGTTTCAAATCCGCCTGCCCGATTTCAAAAAATATCTTGTCTGGCAGCTCCATCACCACGCCCCTCTCCTCGATGCGTACCTCCGCACCCGCCTCCAGTGCAGCTTCTCTCAAAAATTCCTGCACCTTCTCCATGATTTCTTCTCCCTGCCGCAATTTTTCCAGCATTATCAGTTCCTCGGCGGTCACGCTTTCTTCCAGATCGCCCGGCCGGAGG
This region of Bacillota bacterium genomic DNA includes:
- a CDS encoding flagellar basal body-associated FliL family protein; amino-acid sequence: MADEQNKSNLRLVLIVVILLLIGVILAGGYFLLTGGGILNDPVKNIKPRYETVLPEFQVNLSDAGGRRYLRTQIIIGCDDSRVDKELKQRMNEIRSEFIELLRNKSVEDLHEPGGQEALREEIVDNLNDMLVTGEIKALYFSEFIIQ
- a CDS encoding OmpA family protein; the encoded protein is MSDNRRRRKQEIETSRWLITYSDMVTLLLTFFVLLYSMSAIDISRFQKIMNSIQLSFLGYTGVLERTAELEDIEEVDLRPGDLEESVTAEELIMLEKLRQGEEIMEKVQEFLREAALEAGAEVRIEERGVVMELPDKIFFEIGQADLKPEALMVLEKLADLFRGLDNRVIVEGHTCDLPIRTDRFPSNWELSVGRSVAVTRYLVDRQGLSPERFIATGYGEYQPLVPNDSPTNRAKNRRVTVVISVF
- the flhF gene encoding flagellar biosynthesis protein FlhF produces the protein MKIRKYYARDLQEGMHIIKKDLGSEAIILHTRKVRQPGIKGLFSPKQMEIVAALDSRKPAIAALDNDGGRYSFNTDNRLYQELNELKGMVHKLVLQNAQVLDDEQEDDSVLYWKKRLEGHDLDPSLIFELFEEVKSNLEGEVKLNREIIGMILQKKISQITKCVEEKAFRYQIFIGPTGVGKTTTLAKVAARYSIYQNENVGLITIDHYRIGAVEQLRTYADIVDLPLEVVMAPDDLDGAKERLEGCDRILVDTAGRGTNNTMQIKELATYLNAFSPAEIFLVISAMTRWQDIRQIVDSFRPLKFNRLIVTKLDETKVAGAILNGIYISGLPLVYITDGQNVPDDLQVAREVDIPALYLKGED
- the flhB gene encoding flagellar biosynthesis protein FlhB; amino-acid sequence: MTDELRRWDLQLFAETDGEKTEEPTYKRRTDARKKGHVNRSMEINNAASILGIMFLLFLLGGIVFDGFRGMFSLFFETMLLQPVGGLDIAFVTREATLQFFRLSGPVLLVAVVVGFAASVLQTGFLFTSHPLQPKLEKINPIEGAKRIFSRRALFDLMKTILKIAIIGGVTFVFLKGRLKQLLVLIEQDINVSSSILWRTMTMLGLTVGLVYIALAVIDFIYQRYEYEKQLKMTRREVRDERKQLEGDPLMRSRIRKQQMAIARQRMMQDVPTADVVITNPTRIAVALRYDREENDAPVLVAKGAEIVARKIREIAEENDVPIVENPPVAHIIWRQTEIGQEIPVELYQAVAEILAAVYRIKEKQVV
- the flhA gene encoding flagellar biosynthesis protein FlhA gives rise to the protein MQSPNMRAGSSPLRLLMNSTDILAAVAFIFIVAIIIIPITPSMLDILLTINIAFALIILLITLFTREVRQLNVFPAVLLMTTLFRLALNISSTRLILSDAAAGKIIAAFGEVVVRGNYVVGFIIFLIITLVQFVVITNGASRIAEVAARFSLDAMPGRQMSIDADFNAGLIDEETARQKRIELQKENDFYGSMDGASKFVRGDAIAGVVIVLINILGGLAIGMLQKGMTFAEATHIYTILTVGDGLVAQIPALLISTSAGMLVARSTADASFGEELSAQIFSFPRVILVAAALLLFLGLVPGLPAWPFLILGAACGALGATLLRESKQKLLLEEERKMREAAEEVPPELEDMSTMIKVEVMEIEIGYNLVTLTDTDNGGNLLERITAARRRAVSELGFVIQPIRIRDNLRLQPNEYLIKLKGNEVGRGEIRPGLFLALNPDGEIPEELEGIVTHEPSFNLPALWITEELKDRAESMGCTVVDSVTVMITHLTEIIRNNAYELVSRQTVKEMLEKIKESNPAVVEELVPEVLSMGDIQKVFQNLLQEKIPLHDMVTILEALADQGKLTKDPVALTEAARQGLSRAITNMYTGGTGVLKVITLDPALEKEIADSLQVTSLGSFPVLDPLKTQKIMEGITNLTGKLKERGISPAILTSPRIRFPLRQMLARFIPHLPVLSINEILPEIKVEAVGVIVIEN
- a CDS encoding MinD/ParA family protein, which codes for MADQAERLRQISRQSGIAGTSVGNQQPCRVVAVSSGKGGVGKTSLVVNLSLVLIQWNYEVVIIDADLGLANVDVLINAVPRWSLADVIDGTKEIQDIMIYGPQRLKVVPGGSGFMNLANLDHDNRNQLIDRFRALEYEGNFMFIDTGAGISRNVLSFIAAADEFIIITTPEPTALTDAYGMIKVVTENNYKRRINVVVNLIRDMHQGQEVFDRLDSVSRRYLPQAELNYLGGILYDPVVSRSIEECRPFVLSFPRSGASQAVSKIAKRFIQQDKAITAPRGVRSFLSRLASLIK
- the fliQ gene encoding flagellar biosynthesis protein FliQ, whose amino-acid sequence is MTPESVLQVAREAVTIILYMAVPVVGVGLVVGLTVSIFQATTQITEPTLAFIPKIISVFLAIMFFSGWLTNTIVEFTLRLWEKGLGLL
- a CDS encoding FliO/MopB family protein, with translation MDWGTVQTFIRNISAFLVVILLAYLTLRYGLGYFRRRFDQGVIKVVERVMLDSRRGCALYMVQIGSDFYLIGTSQGNVSLIKELPSEVIEKARSEYSLNDEPTEKISFPELFNVFKKDKE
- the fliP gene encoding flagellar type III secretion system pore protein FliP (The bacterial flagellar biogenesis protein FliP forms a type III secretion system (T3SS)-type pore required for flagellar assembly.), with protein sequence MYHTLAILLIALIAFFMVGWEDNEVCAQPVQIPEVEFRIGGNEEEDPGELVGFLQLLLILALLSLAPAFIVLMTSFTRIVVVMGFVRNALATQQIPPNQVLVGLALFLTFFIMYPVFTEVNEQAIQPYLEGEITQEEALEEGALPVREFMFSHTREKDLALFVDISKMDAPMDEDDVPLHVLVPSFVISELKTAFEMGFWIYVPFLIIDMVVATVLMSMGMMMLPPVVISMPFKILLFLLVDGWHLVTKSVVESFL
- the fliR gene encoding flagellar biosynthetic protein FliR codes for the protein MAFDPLDLETWSAFLLIFARMAAMVFMFPFFRYRGVPVLLRVWIAILISFLLFMTLGGDQDTFSPGVVNMAMAFISEVLVGLALGFLILLFFSIFTMSGELISRQAGLMFSRVFDPTFESQVNVLGQFYSIFALVFYLTINGHHLLLRSLAESYRLIPLGVGLFVPELTEGVVRLSADVLLISFKISAPIIFVLLTVNIALGLVAKTVPQVHIFLEALPFKILLTMVLIALLLPIIGSLLPSLLDWFVGIFHKVMQGWA